The following proteins are co-located in the Leptospira weilii genome:
- a CDS encoding SIMPL domain-containing protein, with protein MNKFASLLLLTIPILGIQSETKQTITVSGSGSAIVETDYVQMNFSVEAEDQDPKVAQEKNLERTSNVIQSLSKKFKIANKDVYSTDYTLQRQYLQEGKQRPYLASSGILLKLRDLKLYKDLLLEVQKLGVNQVSGIDFKTESTKTQEKEALAAAYEDAKNKAFVLAKSIGKTNVTALKIVESDSMVNPQVVYFKTGKKDDSSPISVGERTIQVRVSVEFEVQ; from the coding sequence ATGAATAAATTTGCCTCTCTGCTTCTTTTAACGATCCCAATTCTGGGAATTCAATCCGAAACCAAACAAACAATCACCGTTTCCGGAAGCGGTTCCGCGATCGTGGAAACGGACTACGTACAAATGAATTTCTCCGTGGAAGCGGAGGATCAGGACCCAAAAGTGGCCCAGGAAAAAAATCTGGAAAGAACGTCTAACGTTATTCAGTCGCTTTCAAAAAAATTCAAAATTGCGAACAAAGACGTTTATAGCACCGATTACACTCTGCAAAGACAATATCTGCAAGAGGGAAAACAAAGACCTTATCTCGCCTCTTCCGGAATTCTCCTCAAACTCAGAGATCTCAAACTCTATAAGGATTTGCTGTTAGAAGTTCAAAAACTCGGAGTCAATCAGGTAAGCGGAATCGACTTTAAGACGGAGTCCACCAAAACTCAGGAAAAGGAAGCCCTTGCGGCGGCCTACGAGGATGCAAAAAACAAAGCGTTCGTGCTCGCGAAGTCGATCGGAAAAACAAACGTAACCGCGCTCAAAATAGTCGAGTCAGATTCTATGGTCAACCCTCAGGTCGTTTATTTTAAGACAGGAAAGAAGGATGACTCCTCCCCCATTTCCGTGGGCGAAAGAACAATCCAGGTAAGAGTCAGCGTGGAATTCGAAGTTCAGTAA
- a CDS encoding IS481 family transposase has product MPWKKVSPMDEKVKFIAAVCNGSVSITSLCETFGISRKTGYKWLNRYRQEGPNGLLDRSKSPHTNPNRVSFAEERFILALRKRHPTWGPKKLLVILEKDNPEITWPSASTIGNILQKRGLVKSRKKKREMIARSFPFQGYDHPNAVWCADFKGDFKLKDGIRCYPLTISDGYSRFLLCCKGLSGTKTYDTKKEFERCFREYGLPNAIRTDNGVPFAAGLGMSLLSTWWIKLGILPERIRPGKPQENGRHERMHRTLKAEAVYPIRSSMKQQQKSFDRFRAEYNFERPHEALGQKTPSQLYKHSTRIFPNRIPEIRYPDHFEIRKVDDGCFYWKNQRYFITKSLAGERIGFEPVEDGLWRIYFSFVTIGYFDERIRKVTRTLKV; this is encoded by the coding sequence TTGCCATGGAAAAAGGTGTCACCGATGGACGAGAAAGTAAAATTCATTGCGGCAGTCTGCAACGGAAGTGTTTCAATCACTTCGTTGTGCGAGACGTTTGGAATCAGTAGAAAGACCGGTTACAAATGGTTGAATCGATATCGACAAGAAGGTCCAAACGGGCTTTTAGACAGAAGCAAATCTCCTCATACGAATCCCAATCGAGTTAGTTTTGCGGAAGAGAGATTCATCCTTGCACTTCGTAAACGACATCCGACTTGGGGACCGAAGAAGCTGCTTGTCATATTAGAAAAGGATAATCCTGAAATCACTTGGCCTTCAGCAAGCACGATCGGCAATATTCTTCAGAAAAGAGGTTTGGTAAAATCTCGAAAGAAGAAGCGAGAGATGATTGCTCGCTCCTTCCCGTTTCAAGGTTACGATCATCCGAATGCGGTTTGGTGTGCGGATTTCAAAGGAGATTTCAAACTCAAAGATGGAATTCGATGTTACCCTTTGACAATTTCGGACGGTTACAGTCGATTCTTACTTTGTTGTAAAGGTCTTTCAGGCACAAAAACCTACGATACCAAGAAAGAATTCGAAAGATGTTTTCGAGAATACGGATTGCCGAATGCGATTCGAACGGACAATGGGGTCCCGTTTGCGGCGGGATTAGGAATGTCTCTGCTTTCCACTTGGTGGATTAAATTGGGAATTCTTCCTGAAAGAATTCGTCCCGGTAAACCTCAAGAGAACGGACGACACGAGAGAATGCATCGCACCTTAAAAGCGGAAGCGGTATATCCGATCCGTTCTTCTATGAAACAACAACAGAAATCTTTTGATCGATTTAGAGCGGAATACAATTTTGAACGTCCGCATGAAGCATTGGGTCAAAAAACTCCTTCCCAGCTTTATAAACATTCAACGAGAATATTTCCGAATCGTATTCCTGAAATACGGTATCCGGATCATTTTGAAATCCGGAAAGTGGATGATGGTTGCTTTTATTGGAAAAATCAAAGATACTTCATCACGAAGAGTTTAGCCGGGGAAAGAATCGGATTTGAGCCGGTCGAAGACGGCCTTTGGCGAATCTACTTCAGCTTTGTAACAATCGGATATTTTGATGAACGAATTCGAAAAGTAACTAGGACTTTAAAAGTGTAA
- the groES gene encoding co-chaperone GroES: MASIKPLGDRVLVEPRQEAEEKIGSIFVPDTAKEKPQEGKVVEIGSGKYEDGKLVPLEVKVGDTVLYGKYSGTEIKSEGKEYLIIRESDILAVVKK, from the coding sequence ATGGCATCGATTAAACCTCTGGGTGACAGAGTCCTCGTAGAACCAAGACAGGAAGCCGAGGAAAAGATCGGTAGCATTTTCGTTCCTGATACGGCAAAAGAGAAACCACAAGAAGGAAAAGTTGTCGAAATAGGCAGCGGTAAGTATGAAGACGGGAAACTCGTTCCTCTCGAAGTAAAAGTAGGCGATACCGTCCTTTACGGAAAATATTCCGGAACTGAAATCAAATCGGAAGGCAAAGAATATCTCATCATCCGTGAAAGCGATATTCTGGCCGTCGTTAAAAAATAA
- the groL gene encoding chaperonin GroEL (60 kDa chaperone family; promotes refolding of misfolded polypeptides especially under stressful conditions; forms two stacked rings of heptamers to form a barrel-shaped 14mer; ends can be capped by GroES; misfolded proteins enter the barrel where they are refolded when GroES binds) codes for MAKDIEYNETARRKLLEGVNKLANAVKVTLGPKGRNVVIDKKFGAPTITKDGVTVAKEIELEDALENMGAQMVKEVSTKTNDVAGDGTTTATILAQSIINEGLKNVTAGANPMSLKRGIDKAVTAAVESIRKRAVKIENKKDIANVASISANNDDTIGNLIADAMDKVGKDGVITVEEAKSIETTLDVVEGMQFDRGYISPYMVTDAESMVATLSDPYILIYDKKISSMKDLIHILEKVAQAGKPLVIISEEVEGEALATIVVNTLRKTISCVAVKAPGFGDRRKAMLEDIAILTGGQVISEDLGMKLENTTLQMLGRANKVTVDKENTTIIEGKGQTKEIQGRIGQIKKQIEDTTSEYDKEKLQERLAKLAGGVAVIHVGAATEVEMKEKKARVEDALSATRAAVEEGIVPGGGLTLLKAQEAVAALKLEGDEATGAKIIFRSLEEPIRMITNNAGLEGSVIVEHAKTKKGNEGFNALSMVWEDLVSAGVVDPAKVVRSALQNAASIGSMILTTEVTITDKPEKDAPNPMAGMGGGGMGGMGGMM; via the coding sequence ATGGCTAAAGATATTGAATACAACGAAACAGCAAGACGTAAGCTCCTAGAAGGGGTGAACAAACTCGCGAACGCGGTAAAAGTTACTCTCGGACCCAAAGGTCGCAACGTAGTAATCGATAAAAAATTCGGAGCGCCAACCATCACAAAAGACGGTGTGACCGTTGCGAAAGAAATCGAACTCGAAGACGCTCTCGAAAACATGGGCGCGCAAATGGTAAAAGAAGTTTCCACAAAGACAAACGACGTCGCAGGCGACGGAACCACCACTGCGACCATTCTCGCCCAATCCATTATCAACGAGGGTCTGAAAAACGTAACCGCAGGCGCAAACCCGATGTCTCTTAAAAGAGGGATCGACAAAGCCGTAACAGCGGCCGTGGAAAGCATACGAAAAAGAGCGGTTAAGATCGAAAACAAAAAAGACATCGCAAACGTCGCCAGCATCTCGGCTAACAACGATGATACAATCGGAAATCTGATTGCGGACGCAATGGATAAAGTCGGTAAAGACGGAGTGATCACGGTCGAAGAGGCGAAGTCCATCGAGACCACACTCGACGTGGTAGAAGGAATGCAGTTCGACAGAGGCTACATTTCTCCGTACATGGTTACCGACGCGGAATCTATGGTCGCTACTTTAAGCGATCCTTATATTCTGATCTACGACAAAAAAATCTCATCCATGAAAGATCTCATCCATATTCTCGAGAAGGTAGCTCAAGCGGGCAAACCTCTCGTGATCATCTCCGAAGAAGTGGAAGGAGAAGCGCTGGCTACCATCGTTGTCAACACTCTCAGAAAAACCATCTCCTGTGTCGCGGTAAAAGCTCCGGGCTTTGGAGACAGAAGAAAAGCGATGCTCGAAGATATCGCTATTTTGACGGGCGGACAAGTCATTTCCGAAGATCTTGGTATGAAACTCGAAAATACCACACTTCAAATGCTCGGCCGTGCGAACAAAGTGACCGTGGATAAAGAGAACACTACGATCATCGAAGGAAAAGGCCAAACGAAGGAAATCCAAGGAAGAATTGGTCAAATCAAAAAACAAATCGAAGATACCACTTCCGAATATGACAAAGAAAAACTTCAAGAAAGACTCGCAAAACTTGCGGGTGGGGTTGCGGTCATTCACGTCGGAGCGGCTACCGAAGTGGAAATGAAAGAGAAAAAAGCCCGTGTGGAAGACGCTCTTTCCGCGACTCGTGCGGCCGTGGAAGAAGGGATCGTTCCCGGCGGCGGTTTGACTCTTCTCAAAGCTCAAGAAGCTGTTGCCGCTCTGAAACTGGAAGGCGACGAAGCGACCGGAGCAAAAATTATTTTCCGTTCTTTGGAAGAACCGATTCGTATGATCACAAACAACGCAGGTCTGGAAGGATCCGTGATCGTGGAACACGCAAAAACTAAAAAAGGAAACGAAGGTTTTAACGCTCTATCCATGGTTTGGGAAGATCTGGTTTCTGCGGGTGTCGTGGACCCTGCGAAAGTGGTTCGCTCCGCACTGCAAAACGCGGCTTCCATCGGTTCCATGATCTTAACCACCGAAGTGACGATCACCGATAAGCCGGAAAAAGACGCTCCAAACCCGATGGCGGGAATGGGCGGAGGCGGTATGGGAGGAATGGGCGGAATGATGTAA
- a CDS encoding YhjD/YihY/BrkB family envelope integrity protein, translated as MLHLFKPGWLADSDKIPQKGFLKIFVLFIRIIVGSAYRFIKDDCLMQASGISYTTIVSLIPMLTVALSLITITSGLENRKEEIFDTINTFILQSNINVDINTYLETIGELIDTATQIGAIGFVILVFSATAVLRSLENAFNGIWKIRSNRSLFQKFVFYFFVLAIGPLLFVIGEGIAKKTIDFFRPSHYFSMEKDSSDKIWVSGENGTLFRMDSNLKKEYSIREDEIDFENMKCLDNLGGGLDFCKKPDIGDSDFIRIKIREGIIYALSTKGILLIKPIDSPVWTLTSFEGVELKDIEVVNKNNIFIIFKNGEVLHYIPEGISFKPIFKDRLKMNASKVYFPDALKGYIADESGTVWTSDDGGFNFYPNRLTHLAFHDIHQTTNGDIFLAGERGVLYRSQDGGNSWIELRHKRYNFIRIWSFTGPDITELFLMDSLGNILISTDLGDHWNPFYTPMNGKLWANLLLERKENGKIKMLNVGEYRTISITESKDQKFVTTLIAGGDSVFTIYSFLRILFPLSGIWLFFLSLYSLIPNTKVPLKASSVGAAVTGIIFLVFLWGFHVYLSSFSETTMIIYKALAAIPIFLLGVYSLSLIVLFGAEITASLQFRERYLAPLHSPDEIHTSSSNEFRKLILILKSAYRIQKEKKIPSSSIELSRISRLKEEEIPVLTKKLCELEFLSETRKNEFVPIIAPGDLSIGDVYRKIPEPLLTGDKELKLFPGNIHSKIEKTEEKLQNDLDGIKFGDLID; from the coding sequence ATGTTACATCTATTTAAACCGGGTTGGTTGGCCGATTCCGATAAGATTCCCCAAAAAGGTTTTCTAAAAATTTTCGTTCTATTCATCCGGATCATCGTAGGTTCCGCATATCGTTTTATCAAGGACGATTGTCTCATGCAAGCCTCCGGGATTTCCTATACGACAATCGTATCTTTGATTCCTATGCTCACGGTTGCGTTGTCTTTGATCACGATCACTTCCGGTTTGGAAAATCGAAAAGAGGAAATTTTCGACACGATCAACACCTTCATTCTACAAAGTAACATCAACGTGGATATCAACACGTACCTCGAAACGATCGGAGAACTGATCGATACCGCGACTCAGATCGGAGCCATCGGATTTGTGATTTTGGTGTTTTCGGCAACCGCAGTTTTACGTTCTCTGGAAAACGCGTTCAACGGAATTTGGAAGATCCGCTCCAACAGATCCCTCTTTCAGAAATTCGTGTTTTATTTTTTCGTCTTGGCGATAGGTCCCCTTCTTTTTGTGATCGGAGAAGGAATCGCCAAAAAGACCATCGATTTCTTCAGACCTTCCCACTACTTTTCTATGGAAAAAGATTCCTCCGATAAAATCTGGGTGAGCGGAGAAAACGGAACCCTGTTTCGAATGGATTCCAACCTCAAAAAGGAATATTCGATTCGGGAAGACGAAATCGATTTTGAAAACATGAAATGTTTAGACAACTTAGGCGGAGGATTGGACTTCTGCAAAAAGCCGGATATAGGAGATTCCGATTTTATTCGTATTAAAATCAGAGAAGGAATTATCTACGCCCTTTCCACAAAAGGGATTCTCCTAATCAAACCTATCGATTCCCCCGTCTGGACCCTGACCTCCTTCGAAGGAGTCGAACTCAAGGACATAGAAGTCGTCAATAAAAATAATATTTTCATTATATTCAAAAACGGAGAAGTTCTACACTATATTCCCGAAGGAATTTCCTTCAAACCGATCTTCAAAGACAGGTTGAAGATGAACGCTTCCAAGGTCTATTTTCCAGACGCATTAAAGGGTTACATCGCGGACGAATCCGGGACCGTATGGACGAGCGACGACGGAGGATTTAATTTTTATCCGAATCGACTGACTCATTTAGCGTTCCATGACATCCATCAAACTACAAACGGGGATATCTTTTTGGCGGGAGAAAGAGGAGTTTTGTATCGTTCCCAAGACGGAGGAAATAGCTGGATCGAACTGCGCCACAAACGATATAACTTCATCCGTATCTGGTCCTTTACCGGACCCGATATAACGGAATTATTCCTTATGGATAGTCTGGGGAACATACTCATTTCCACGGATTTAGGAGATCACTGGAATCCATTTTACACCCCGATGAACGGTAAGTTATGGGCCAATCTTCTTTTGGAAAGAAAAGAAAACGGAAAGATCAAAATGCTCAACGTAGGCGAATATCGCACCATCAGTATTACTGAATCCAAAGATCAGAAATTTGTGACCACTCTAATCGCCGGAGGAGACAGCGTTTTTACGATCTATTCTTTCCTGAGAATTTTATTTCCGCTCTCCGGAATTTGGCTCTTTTTTCTAAGTCTTTATTCTTTGATCCCGAATACGAAGGTTCCCCTAAAAGCCTCTTCCGTAGGAGCCGCGGTCACGGGTATCATCTTTCTTGTTTTTCTTTGGGGATTTCATGTGTATCTTTCTTCGTTCAGCGAGACCACAATGATTATCTACAAAGCTTTGGCGGCGATTCCGATTTTTCTTTTGGGAGTATATTCACTTTCTTTAATTGTTCTGTTCGGCGCAGAAATCACCGCGTCTCTTCAATTCAGAGAAAGGTATCTCGCTCCTCTTCACTCTCCGGATGAAATTCATACCTCGTCGAGCAACGAGTTTCGAAAATTGATTTTGATTTTAAAGTCCGCATATCGGATTCAAAAAGAAAAAAAGATACCCTCTTCTTCTATCGAACTTTCCCGGATTTCGCGTTTGAAAGAAGAAGAGATTCCAGTATTGACCAAAAAACTCTGCGAATTGGAATTTTTATCGGAGACGAGAAAAAACGAATTTGTTCCGATCATTGCACCGGGAGATTTGAGTATCGGAGACGTTTATCGAAAGATCCCCGAACCTCTTTTAACGGGCGATAAGGAACTGAAATTATTTCCCGGAAACATTCATTCCAAAATCGAAAAAACGGAAGAAAAACTGCAAAACGATTTGGATGGAATCAAATTTGGGGATTTAATCGACTAA
- a CDS encoding class I SAM-dependent methyltransferase produces the protein MDFSGKTLNEICPCCQKNDWKFLYYSTFKNYNIPIYICSTCGLRTQHPRPKPSELYTEKYYSGNADFSYRDERQTEKFDRYVWKARIKNIQKFKPKGKFLDIGCSFGGFLNCAKEAGFEVAGVEISSYSAEAAKSRGFEVCQGEFLDADLPENFFDVVTLVEVIEHLSQPDRVFQKLRRILKPGGLLLLQTANFEGMQAIDAGASYHYYLPGHFYYYSESNLKKILDRSGFRDHIIYLGVDFSLLAKLLKSRGSFRSWKDYWKWIRISVYHWKSKLKNQGRPLTSSMVLYSFKAE, from the coding sequence TTGGATTTTTCTGGCAAAACTCTAAACGAAATCTGTCCTTGCTGTCAAAAAAACGACTGGAAATTCTTATATTATTCCACATTTAAAAATTATAATATTCCAATTTATATCTGTTCTACCTGCGGGCTAAGAACCCAACATCCAAGACCAAAACCTTCCGAACTTTACACGGAAAAATATTATTCCGGGAATGCTGACTTTTCATACCGAGACGAAAGACAAACCGAAAAATTCGATCGATACGTTTGGAAAGCCCGAATTAAAAACATCCAAAAATTTAAACCGAAAGGAAAATTTTTAGATATCGGTTGTTCCTTCGGAGGTTTTCTGAATTGCGCAAAAGAAGCAGGTTTCGAAGTCGCCGGTGTGGAAATTTCTTCCTACTCCGCCGAAGCCGCAAAATCCAGAGGATTCGAAGTGTGTCAGGGAGAATTTTTAGACGCGGATCTTCCCGAAAATTTTTTCGACGTGGTCACTCTCGTAGAGGTGATCGAACATCTTTCGCAACCGGATCGCGTTTTTCAAAAACTTCGTCGAATTCTTAAACCGGGAGGATTGCTACTTTTACAAACCGCAAATTTCGAAGGCATGCAAGCGATCGATGCGGGGGCAAGCTACCATTATTACCTTCCGGGACATTTTTATTATTATTCGGAATCGAATCTGAAAAAAATTCTTGATCGTTCCGGTTTTAGAGATCACATCATTTATCTCGGAGTTGATTTTTCACTTCTCGCAAAATTACTCAAGTCAAGAGGAAGTTTCCGCTCTTGGAAAGATTATTGGAAATGGATTCGAATCAGTGTCTACCACTGGAAAAGTAAACTCAAAAATCAAGGCAGGCCTTTGACTTCGTCCATGGTTCTGTACAGCTTCAAGGCGGAATGA
- a CDS encoding ATP-grasp domain-containing protein, with protein MKEKGYFLSIGAGPNQVPLISAAIGLGYSVIAVDRNNHAPGLKMSSLRIMESVTEYRKILKTVSEIPLQGEILGVGTRSYGKATYTASYIADKLKLRYASLESVGICSDKNLLKETAKKIGILTPENYDISTLKNQFPFVYKPSQGSGKEGIRTFHDPKEWESFLKSKKKNSRSRVSKKKTNADKEEWIAEEYIPGFEITVCGLIQNGKFFPASISHKDVTKYAPYLEIAHTLPFLRCELIGEILLNCRALAAATKMNDCPFVAEFRINPQGEIYLIEAVPEVGGEFLADTLIPNYFGSSYFENLVKLLTGEKIEPFLNYSKIPKKYAGIFFSAPPEGKSKLVEHSEFVIKGKEKIIFDRKLKQHGEILRTSEGNAIRTRSIGVLGPDQNDQTLENWKQSVLQRLEGKFESV; from the coding sequence ATGAAAGAAAAGGGATATTTCCTTTCCATCGGGGCCGGACCCAATCAAGTCCCCTTGATCTCCGCTGCGATCGGACTCGGTTACTCGGTGATCGCCGTGGACCGAAACAACCATGCGCCTGGTTTGAAAATGTCCTCTCTCAGGATTATGGAATCCGTCACCGAATATCGTAAAATTCTCAAAACGGTTTCCGAAATTCCTCTTCAGGGAGAAATTCTCGGAGTCGGGACTCGCTCTTACGGAAAAGCGACTTACACCGCTTCCTACATAGCCGACAAATTAAAACTACGTTATGCTAGTCTTGAAAGTGTGGGGATCTGTTCGGATAAGAATCTGCTCAAAGAAACCGCAAAAAAGATAGGAATTTTAACTCCGGAAAATTACGATATCAGTACCTTAAAAAATCAATTTCCCTTCGTATACAAACCTTCTCAGGGAAGCGGCAAAGAAGGAATCAGAACCTTTCACGATCCGAAAGAATGGGAATCCTTTCTTAAATCCAAGAAAAAAAACTCTCGCTCAAGGGTATCCAAAAAGAAGACGAATGCGGATAAGGAAGAATGGATCGCAGAAGAATACATTCCGGGTTTTGAAATCACAGTCTGCGGGCTGATTCAAAACGGAAAGTTTTTTCCGGCTTCCATCTCTCATAAGGATGTGACGAAGTACGCGCCTTATTTAGAAATCGCTCATACTCTTCCTTTCTTACGTTGCGAATTGATCGGAGAAATTCTTCTCAACTGCAGGGCTTTGGCCGCGGCGACTAAGATGAACGATTGCCCATTCGTCGCAGAATTCAGAATCAATCCGCAAGGAGAAATCTATCTGATCGAAGCGGTCCCGGAAGTCGGAGGGGAATTTTTAGCCGACACCCTGATTCCGAATTACTTCGGCTCTTCCTATTTCGAAAATTTAGTGAAACTTTTAACGGGAGAAAAAATCGAACCGTTTTTGAACTATTCGAAAATTCCTAAGAAATACGCGGGAATTTTTTTCTCCGCGCCTCCCGAAGGAAAGTCCAAACTTGTCGAACATTCAGAATTCGTTATAAAAGGAAAAGAAAAAATCATCTTCGATCGTAAGTTGAAACAACACGGAGAAATTTTAAGAACGTCGGAAGGAAACGCGATAAGAACTCGAAGTATCGGGGTCTTAGGTCCCGATCAAAACGATCAGACTTTGGAAAATTGGAAACAATCCGTTCTACAAAGACTGGAAGGTAAATTTGAATCCGTCTGA
- a CDS encoding DUF1579 family protein — protein sequence MSKEKFETSKREGVHKEFESYTGNWKGVNQMMFKEGEVTDESPITGTIKLILGGRFLLHEYKGSYGGEPFEGIAIYGYHIDKQRYESAWVESFGMGSGILFSQSPPGAQEWSFTGHYGGETSETSWGWKTSLEKDGDNKLIIFSQNLRPNGEKAGGVRILYERIS from the coding sequence ATGAGCAAAGAAAAATTTGAAACCTCAAAACGAGAAGGCGTTCACAAAGAATTCGAATCTTATACGGGCAATTGGAAAGGCGTCAACCAAATGATGTTCAAAGAGGGAGAGGTCACCGACGAATCTCCGATTACCGGAACCATTAAACTTATATTAGGCGGAAGATTTCTTCTTCACGAATACAAGGGAAGTTACGGAGGGGAACCTTTCGAAGGAATCGCGATCTACGGTTATCATATCGACAAACAGAGATACGAATCCGCTTGGGTCGAAAGTTTCGGGATGGGAAGCGGAATTCTATTTTCTCAAAGCCCGCCCGGCGCGCAGGAATGGTCTTTTACGGGACACTACGGCGGAGAAACTTCTGAAACCAGTTGGGGTTGGAAAACTAGTTTGGAAAAAGACGGAGATAACAAGCTAATCATCTTTTCCCAAAACCTCAGACCGAACGGAGAAAAAGCGGGCGGGGTTCGAATCTTATACGAACGCATTTCGTAA
- a CDS encoding ankyrin repeat domain-containing protein yields MLIVLCSIGFSTFLFSKEISKDKNQLLFDAVASENLTEIKGLLDLGADPNSILSPCKLYDNLGRSVFGVDHRSTCSLWDLVFQRNLHKTLALLIERGLKEPERSWAILNVSVSWNRVEITEILLQNGFKDDNGYSLELAASNCNLPILKLLLKSGLDPNASKHEVDMTGSSLGGAVRKDCSSAAVELIQAGADVNKLIVWTPRLSMSPIEWAIERGARDVYFVLKKAKAEFNPETGLEIAKKEYKKIEREMKRWENPYKGPEKDRNTYDSNKEHELKDLNPKLEKYNDIIKDLELILEDRK; encoded by the coding sequence TTGTTAATCGTCTTGTGTTCCATCGGATTCTCGACTTTCTTATTTTCAAAAGAGATTTCGAAAGATAAGAATCAGCTTCTATTCGATGCGGTTGCTTCTGAAAATTTGACCGAAATCAAAGGGCTTTTGGATCTGGGCGCCGATCCGAATTCTATTTTGAGCCCTTGTAAACTTTATGATAATCTGGGGCGATCTGTTTTTGGTGTTGATCATAGGAGTACGTGTTCTTTGTGGGATTTGGTTTTTCAACGGAATTTACACAAAACGCTTGCGCTCTTGATTGAAAGAGGACTGAAAGAACCGGAGAGATCATGGGCCATCCTAAACGTGTCTGTATCTTGGAACCGAGTAGAAATAACAGAGATTCTTTTGCAGAATGGATTTAAGGATGATAACGGTTACTCTCTTGAATTAGCCGCATCTAACTGTAATCTACCGATCTTAAAATTACTTTTAAAATCAGGACTCGATCCGAATGCGAGTAAACACGAAGTTGATATGACCGGTTCTTCCCTGGGTGGTGCGGTCCGTAAGGATTGTTCTTCTGCGGCGGTAGAATTGATTCAAGCGGGAGCGGATGTAAATAAATTGATTGTTTGGACCCCGCGGCTGTCGATGTCACCGATTGAATGGGCGATAGAACGTGGAGCTCGCGACGTGTATTTTGTTCTTAAAAAAGCAAAAGCAGAGTTCAATCCGGAGACCGGTTTGGAGATTGCTAAGAAAGAATACAAAAAGATCGAAAGAGAAATGAAACGATGGGAGAATCCGTATAAAGGACCCGAAAAGGATAGGAACACCTACGACTCCAACAAAGAACACGAATTGAAAGATTTGAATCCTAAATTAGAAAAATATAATGATATAATCAAGGATCTGGAATTGATTTTGGAAGATCGGAAGTGA
- a CDS encoding class I SAM-dependent methyltransferase has translation MNPSEPSSRSAWNLHYTRTKSRLDYPDENLVRMLSKIGTGYSDKQAKRKALDFGAGSGRHCVLLNEFGYQVYATDYTENSVKTIRETCPFVKASLGGNPPFPFEENFFDVIVSWGVLHYNSAKSTQEILKEKIRILKKGGYLAGSVRAVGDTHLQAQGTAIGTEDLKGAYSRFYTLEELKEDLKDFSHTDFGYTERTPLGKLEERICHWIFLAKL, from the coding sequence TTGAATCCGTCTGAACCTTCTTCCCGATCCGCCTGGAACCTACATTATACAAGAACCAAATCCAGGTTAGACTATCCCGACGAAAATCTGGTCAGAATGCTTTCGAAAATCGGAACCGGTTATTCCGATAAACAAGCGAAACGGAAAGCCTTGGATTTCGGGGCCGGTTCCGGAAGGCACTGTGTTTTATTAAACGAATTCGGTTATCAAGTTTATGCGACGGACTATACGGAAAATTCCGTAAAAACAATTCGAGAAACGTGTCCTTTCGTCAAAGCTTCGTTAGGCGGCAATCCTCCGTTCCCTTTCGAAGAGAATTTTTTCGACGTGATCGTAAGTTGGGGAGTATTACACTACAATTCCGCAAAATCTACTCAAGAAATTCTAAAGGAAAAAATCAGAATTCTCAAGAAAGGGGGATATCTGGCCGGGTCGGTGCGAGCAGTCGGGGACACCCATCTCCAGGCGCAGGGAACTGCGATCGGAACCGAGGACTTAAAAGGGGCTTACTCCCGTTTTTATACATTAGAAGAATTGAAAGAAGATTTGAAGGATTTTTCCCATACCGATTTCGGTTATACGGAAAGAACTCCTTTGGGAAAATTGGAAGAAAGGATCTGTCATTGGATTTTTCTGGCAAAACTCTAA